A genomic segment from Methanolobus zinderi encodes:
- a CDS encoding ArsR family transcriptional regulator, whose product MNNGDSTAIFSTEAGFIALNGSVKIQILEFLKNGSKSFDEIVNHTGKAKATISVHLKDLRSCSLLNEQVDPDDRRKKIYSLKCHYVACSQEPGLKHYLDMLDLISSTDFPKFGSLLCVFHAVQYGFLANGINCDPIMRNIGRDIGKSFAHNLKSTEPDELFEEMEEFWEKNDIGKFSVLSKEPLKLEVHDFFGCRSLPIKTKVLCTFVKGVFEGVFSDKFAIDCTMENLSSCNHNCDPCILIMK is encoded by the coding sequence ATGAATAATGGAGACAGTACTGCAATCTTTTCCACAGAAGCGGGTTTCATTGCGTTGAACGGTTCTGTCAAGATACAGATTCTGGAATTTTTGAAAAACGGATCAAAGTCCTTTGATGAAATAGTTAACCACACCGGGAAGGCTAAAGCTACTATCTCTGTTCATCTCAAAGACCTCAGATCCTGCAGCCTGCTGAATGAGCAGGTGGATCCTGATGACAGGCGCAAGAAGATATATTCTCTGAAATGTCACTATGTTGCGTGCTCACAGGAACCAGGGCTCAAACACTATCTTGACATGCTGGATCTAATATCTTCCACCGATTTCCCGAAATTCGGCAGTCTCTTATGCGTTTTCCATGCAGTACAGTACGGTTTTCTCGCCAACGGGATAAACTGCGATCCAATCATGCGCAATATCGGCCGGGACATTGGCAAGAGTTTTGCGCATAATTTAAAATCAACGGAACCTGATGAGCTTTTTGAGGAAATGGAAGAGTTCTGGGAAAAAAATGACATCGGTAAATTTTCTGTTTTGAGTAAAGAACCCCTGAAGCTTGAGGTTCACGATTTCTTTGGATGCAGGTCACTTCCGATCAAAACCAAAGTCCTGTGCACCTTCGTAAAAGGTGTCTTTGAAGGAGTTTTCAGTGACAAGTTCGCAATAGATTGCACCATGGAAAACTTATCTTCCTGCAATCACAACTGCGATCCCTGTATACTTATAATGAAATAG
- a CDS encoding class I SAM-dependent methyltransferase, translating into MSMTKVVSVRADAAEDLRQDLLENGLIDLDRKIKKKTINGQLFLEIPVKDQVRGIETFEQEDPEYYRKTKSFKETLCGLMPPEYIKLAPSGWQILGDIIVVSIDARIENHKHLIAEKLLEFYPSSNTVVRDLGIEGQLRQPKREILAGSSTETVHKENGCLFKLDVTKVMFSKGNLYEKKLMSSVGSDETIVDMFAGIGYFSIPIAVHAKPRKIISIELNPESFAYLKENVSLNHADDIIEARNGDCAELTPENVADRVIMGYVGTTHHYLEYGLRAIKQKGGMLHYHETTPESLVFDRPVSRIKEAALSEGRRVEIKDCRRVKKYSPGVWHVVVDAWIN; encoded by the coding sequence ATGAGCATGACAAAAGTTGTCAGTGTGCGCGCAGATGCGGCGGAGGACCTCAGGCAGGATCTTCTGGAAAACGGCCTGATTGACCTTGATCGCAAGATAAAGAAAAAGACGATCAACGGACAACTCTTCCTCGAAATCCCGGTGAAAGATCAGGTAAGAGGAATAGAAACCTTCGAGCAGGAAGACCCCGAATACTACAGGAAAACAAAATCCTTCAAAGAAACACTATGCGGACTGATGCCTCCTGAGTATATCAAGCTGGCACCGTCAGGATGGCAGATACTCGGGGATATCATCGTTGTCAGTATTGATGCCCGTATTGAGAATCATAAACATCTGATCGCTGAGAAGTTACTCGAGTTCTATCCTTCATCCAACACCGTTGTAAGAGACCTCGGTATAGAGGGGCAGCTCAGACAACCGAAAAGAGAGATACTTGCAGGCTCGTCCACTGAAACCGTACATAAAGAAAATGGATGTTTGTTCAAGCTTGATGTCACGAAGGTAATGTTCTCAAAGGGAAACCTTTACGAGAAAAAGCTTATGAGCAGCGTGGGTTCCGACGAAACGATAGTTGATATGTTCGCTGGCATAGGATACTTTTCAATTCCCATCGCAGTGCATGCAAAGCCGCGTAAGATAATCTCCATTGAACTGAATCCGGAATCTTTCGCATATCTAAAGGAAAATGTTTCACTGAATCATGCAGACGACATTATTGAAGCCAGAAACGGGGACTGTGCCGAGCTTACGCCGGAAAATGTCGCAGACAGGGTAATCATGGGCTATGTGGGCACAACACACCATTATCTTGAATACGGCCTTCGTGCTATCAAACAGAAAGGAGGGATGCTGCATTATCATGAGACAACACCTGAATCCCTTGTATTTGACAGGCCGGTGTCCCGTATAAAAGAGGCGGCTTTAAGTGAGGGGAGACGGGTTGAGATAAAGGATTGTCGCAGGGTCAAGAAGTATTCGCCTGGGGTCTGGCATGTTGTTGTGGATGCGTGGATAAATTAG
- a CDS encoding DUF2124 domain-containing protein — MKTINTSQGIGGQLTEFRKLVDKSGKITFVGTAGFCTPFAELMAFVLRKTDKKMAFIPDLKFEEARSIVSTSHGMQVGDSTNPHADTVVLLGGLAMPKTGIEAEQMKEMTDRILDGSDEKLIIGVCFQSVFQKMNWTETIDFDYIIDADLTNELLEV; from the coding sequence ATGAAAACGATTAATACCTCACAAGGCATTGGCGGTCAGCTGACCGAGTTCAGAAAACTTGTCGATAAATCCGGGAAGATAACTTTTGTAGGAACTGCCGGTTTCTGTACTCCCTTTGCAGAGCTGATGGCATTTGTTCTGAGAAAAACCGATAAAAAAATGGCATTCATCCCTGACCTGAAATTCGAGGAAGCAAGATCAATTGTTTCAACATCACATGGAATGCAGGTTGGTGATTCCACTAATCCTCATGCAGATACTGTTGTACTCCTGGGAGGGTTGGCAATGCCAAAAACCGGAATAGAAGCCGAACAGATGAAGGAGATGACAGATCGGATACTTGATGGTTCAGATGAAAAGCTCATAATCGGTGTCTGCTTCCAGTCTGTTTTCCAGAAGATGAACTGGACTGAAACCATCGATTTTGATTACATTATCGATGCTGATCTGACAAATGAGTTGCTGGAAGTTTAA
- a CDS encoding PadR family transcriptional regulator has product MTKEYAEQLFLQEKPVLALLAIWSFQKTYASVITKEINSTFAHTTKILSKMEDHGLVQFSVEGRVKYVELTEHGYKVVDALKDLIIALEGEMSESLEEAEAENDPSADIDSDTIHDRIERLYTSISSIYNEVQNNGSDFASVQRKIGPFSRDIQLLISAIEQSEDDIDDDSLDKLSEMQDMFDSVMKQKVKTG; this is encoded by the coding sequence CCTTGCGATATGGTCTTTCCAGAAGACATATGCATCTGTTATAACCAAGGAAATAAATTCGACTTTTGCCCATACAACAAAGATCCTGTCAAAAATGGAAGATCATGGTCTTGTTCAGTTCTCAGTCGAAGGTCGCGTAAAATACGTGGAGCTGACCGAACATGGCTACAAAGTTGTAGACGCATTAAAGGATCTGATCATTGCACTCGAAGGCGAGATGTCAGAGAGCCTGGAAGAAGCTGAAGCAGAGAACGATCCGTCAGCAGATATTGATTCAGACACCATACACGACAGGATAGAAAGGCTGTACACCAGCATAAGCTCGATCTATAATGAAGTGCAGAACAACGGTTCTGACTTTGCTTCCGTACAAAGGAAGATAGGGCCTTTCAGTCGTGACATCCAGCTTCTCATCAGTGCCATCGAACAGTCCGAAGATGACATAGACGATGATTCACTGGACAAATTGTCCGAGATGCAGGATATGTTCGACAGTGTTATGAAGCAGAAAGTCAAAACCGGTTGA
- a CDS encoding DUF2110 family protein has protein sequence MIGLQLLIKIYGNTERAIHSAQVLIDNELKDLDASATYSVSEDGWLALEISGEDEEFAANFLADKYGRPVKEVKSGDVCKGFIRRIEDDRIVIDIGELITIPENRLGVLGTGNTRQIAARFGLIGHLPVEIEIENVDELLGTFTKKQVDTLWDWKKSGYDHVIANAVTRSELKAAIKRTGHARDIFGIERLGLMEHIITCREDTEGPGIVSAIGSFVSGELGVIKAS, from the coding sequence ATGATAGGCTTACAATTACTTATCAAGATCTACGGCAATACGGAACGTGCAATACATTCGGCACAGGTTCTTATAGATAATGAACTAAAGGACCTCGATGCATCAGCCACTTATTCTGTTTCTGAAGACGGCTGGCTGGCTCTGGAGATCTCCGGTGAGGATGAGGAGTTCGCAGCAAATTTTCTTGCAGACAAGTATGGCAGACCTGTAAAAGAAGTAAAATCAGGAGATGTCTGCAAAGGCTTTATACGCCGGATAGAGGATGATCGCATAGTGATTGATATCGGCGAACTTATAACCATACCTGAAAACAGGCTAGGGGTATTAGGAACAGGCAATACCCGTCAGATAGCAGCACGTTTTGGCCTGATCGGTCATCTGCCTGTTGAGATCGAGATCGAGAATGTTGACGAACTTCTTGGAACATTCACAAAAAAACAGGTGGACACCCTGTGGGACTGGAAGAAATCCGGCTATGACCATGTTATTGCAAATGCCGTTACCCGTTCGGAACTCAAGGCTGCAATAAAAAGAACAGGCCATGCCAGGGATATCTTCGGGATCGAACGTCTTGGTCTCATGGAGCATATCATCACCTGCCGTGAAGATACAGAGGGACCGGGCATAGTTTCAGCTATCGGAAGTTTTGTCAGTGGAGAGCTGGGAGTAATAAAGGCTTCCTGA
- the mch gene encoding methenyltetrahydromethanopterin cyclohydrolase: MISVNEKGLAIIDEMLDWEEDLKVKSTELENGATIIDCGVNMEGGYDAGMYLSRLCLADLADLSYTKFDLDGLPVPAIQVATDHPTIACMASQYAGWRIAVGKYFGMGSGPARALGLKPKELYEEIGYKDDSEFAVLIMESSELPNEEVVEYIAKHCSVDTENVYIAVAPTASIAGSVQISARIVETGIHKLESIGYDINTIQSGFGVAPIAPIVGDDTKCMGSTNDCIIYCGETYYTVEYGDADKLEDYVKKAPSTTSRDFGKPFYTTFKEAGFDFFKVDAGMFAPAKITINDRKTKKSFTSGRINPGILLESFGVKEV, encoded by the coding sequence GTGATAAGTGTCAACGAAAAGGGACTTGCTATTATTGATGAGATGCTCGACTGGGAAGAGGACCTTAAGGTAAAATCCACAGAACTTGAAAATGGTGCAACCATCATTGACTGTGGTGTAAACATGGAAGGTGGCTATGATGCAGGAATGTATCTGTCACGTCTTTGTCTTGCAGACCTTGCAGACCTCAGCTACACCAAGTTCGATCTCGACGGACTTCCTGTTCCTGCAATACAGGTAGCAACAGACCACCCCACAATTGCATGTATGGCATCACAGTATGCCGGATGGAGAATTGCAGTAGGCAAGTACTTCGGAATGGGTTCAGGTCCTGCAAGGGCTCTTGGTCTCAAGCCAAAGGAGCTCTATGAAGAGATAGGTTACAAGGATGATTCCGAGTTCGCTGTACTTATAATGGAATCCAGTGAGCTTCCGAACGAGGAAGTAGTCGAGTACATCGCAAAGCACTGCAGTGTAGACACTGAGAATGTTTACATTGCTGTTGCACCTACAGCTTCCATTGCAGGCAGTGTACAGATCTCCGCCCGTATCGTTGAGACCGGTATCCACAAGCTCGAATCCATCGGCTACGATATCAACACAATCCAGAGTGGTTTCGGAGTTGCACCGATCGCACCTATTGTAGGAGATGACACAAAGTGCATGGGTTCAACCAACGACTGTATCATCTACTGCGGTGAGACCTACTACACCGTTGAGTACGGAGATGCAGACAAGCTTGAAGACTACGTTAAGAAAGCACCATCCACAACCTCAAGGGATTTCGGAAAACCATTCTATACCACATTCAAGGAAGCAGGATTCGACTTCTTCAAGGTGGATGCAGGAATGTTCGCACCCGCAAAGATCACCATCAACGACAGGAAGACCAAGAAGTCATTCACAAGCGGAAGGATCAACCCTGGCATTCTGCTCGAATCCTTTGGTGTCAAGGAAGTCTGA